The Lonchura striata isolate bLonStr1 chromosome 6, bLonStr1.mat, whole genome shotgun sequence nucleotide sequence TTTTAGAATACTTCTGAGACTGCAGTTAACTCTGAGAATAAATAATGAATGACAGGATAAGGAAAAGCAGAGACAAAAGAAGGGCAAGAATAAACTTATTGCAGATAAATCTGAAGTGAAATAAGTTTCCCAACATCTCTAATGAAATTATACTTTTACTAATTAATCTTGTTTTCATATTAACAGAGAAACACATCTGGAATTCATCTAGTGGTCTTTTATTGAACTTATTGGAGAATGTATAGTTTGTGAGAAATAGGTGGAGGCCTTTTATAATTCAGAAGAGAGttcaaaagaatttttttcatggGATTTCTTTCAGGCTGACCCTATTTTATCAGGAGTCTGTTCAGAGCTAAAGTGATGAGGTGCTAGACTTGAATTAAATTGTGTTGAGGACTAGAAAAATATGCCTTAAATTTGCTGCTTTGTTTGctggaatgattttttttatagaTGAGTAGTTGCTGAGATAAAATTTGCTACTTTAAGGATTTACAGTAGAAAGAATTTTTTATCCTAATTTAGATCATAATTTGCTTAAATTCATCAAGGTTTGGTCTTGTTTCTCTCTGTAGCAAAATATGAGGATATTGTAGGCAGGGGGCAAATCCTGAGCCAGAGTGTTTGTTCTTGAGCTTCTCTTGAAGGAGTCAGACTTAGATTGCACAATGGctgacatttttaaaatcatctcCCCCAATAGGTTATATCGATTTGTCAAAAAGAAGAGTTTCTCCAGAGGAGGCAATCAAATGTGAAGACAAATTCACAAAATCAAAGACTGTAAGTTGCCTTTCTCTATTTAGGCCCCGTGtatttccagccttttccttgaGCAACCAAAATTCCCAGACATAGATAAAAGTAAAGCATTCAGGTATCAGACATATTTGGATTCTCATTTACCCATGCAAAGATATATAACCAGCTTATGTGTCTAGGAGTGTTACATGGTAATCTGCTTATTAAATGATTAATAGATCAAGAAAGGTGTCAGTTGAGAACTTATGATGTAAAAGGGTATTAAATCATGAGAAATCCAAAAGTATGTGCTGGTTTAGCACACTGTGGGCAACTTTTTATTGAAAAGATGTGCAGGTAGTTTCAGGCTCCCATCCTTACTGCTGTGTTGTCTTAACACTTCCAAGTAGAAATTTTTGTCTGCTTTCAGtatttggtttgggatttttaccACTCTGATGTTGCAGGTTTACAGCATCCTTCGCCACGTTGCTGAAGTCTTGGAGTACACTAAGGATGAGCAGCTGGAGAGCCTGTTCCAGAGAACTGCCTGGGTGTTTGATGACAAGTACAAAAGACCTGGATATGGTGCTTATGATGCATTCAAGCATGCAGTCTCGTAAGGACTTTTTCTATGCTTCTAGGGGCTTATTTCAAATTGCAGACAAGTATTTCCTGAAGTAAAGTAAAACTGTCACCACAATATTTTGGGTTGTATCATTGGGTTTCTTTCCCAGAATCAGTATGAAGAATATACTGGTCAAGTAAATCTAGTAAATTTTAACATCAGTCTAGTAGAGGAAGAACCACTGGTCTTTGTTTGTCAGAATTTGCCTGGTTTTAGTCCCAGGCAGAGTTTATCAGAAATAGCTAGCTTTATGTCCAAGACATTTTGCTCAGAGCTGATTGTCCCTCTTCCATTGCACAggcagcttttttctttttttaaatgcaacaaGCTGACTTGCTACTTCTCTCCACTTCTGAAGAAGTGGATCATCACTTGAAGAAGGGGATCATAAACTTAGAAATGGAATTACGAACAGAAAGGTGGATATTGTGATGCTGAGGAAATATGCACTGAGATAGATAGCTTTTAGTTTTTAACAGAGTCtgatattttaatttgctttcagaATCGAAGTATTTGGTTTCCCTCTATAAAATCTGCCATGAAATTGTCAATCCTAAACTGGATTTCTCAGTAAACATTTTcagctttgttctttcattGCACCTGAGTGTGAGTGATGAATGGGAGGTGAACGCTGGATGGCAGTAATAATGCTTTTAGAAACGGCAGTGACTCTAGCAGGCAGGGCACTCGGTAGTGTTTTGAGTAGCTGAAAACCAGCTCTGCAGTTTGGGGGAAGAAACAGCTTGTGTCCTCGTTTAAAATTAACGTGTTTTGTTTCATATTGTCATGATTATTTTCTGGTGATAGCAAATTTACTGATAAAGGGCAAATCTGGACATATTGCTGTAAAAGGAATTCTAGATCACTCTTAACTGATAAATACTTAGTTACACACCTGTATAAGAGaagtttttaataaaacacCTCTAGTCACTCTGGCTCTTTTAACTTCAGTTGTATACTCCTGAGCACAGGCCTTTTGTTCCTCATTCACTATTCAGTTTGGAGCACAAACTTCTGAAGCTGTCTGTTCTCAAAACAGCTTCCCATCAGTAATGGCTTAAGATTTCTGACTGTGGGCTGCAACTTTTATTTGTTCCTGGTGTGCTCCTACATAAATGTATAGCAGTGGAGTAGAACAACGTGGATATTGCTGACTTCCTATTTTTGCTAGAATGCTGTGTGAGGTTTAGAATTCCCTCTAAGAATTTGGCTTGTTATTCCTTTCTTTGTACTGAGAATTAGTGTTTTGGAGTTTTACATAGCGTGATACTTGTGGCAGAAATTGCACGGTACATTTACCTTCTAATCAGTAAAAATTAAACATCGGAGATGTGTTGTTGAAAGCCTACCAAATGATTTAAAAGGATAGTTTGGAAATAAAGCAGAATTTGTATGTACCATAAATCACTTCTGCCCTACAGGTTTATATTTTGATCTGTAAAGCCTGTCATGTTTCTGGGttctgtttgcttgtttggCCCTTCTACTCTCTATTCTTAGCATACAAAAGCATGAAAGATGATGTTTTGTTGGCAGCAGAGACCAATCTCTAGTACTACCTCTGTCTTTTaagcaattttatttcatgtttgcCTGCTGGTAGCATCGTAGGTgatctgttattttttttctcagaaaactgCAACTTttgtctctgcagagcaggaactgtttttgtgagttttttgcTTATGTTCTCTATTTCAGATAGATTTGGGATAAATTTAACACAGCAATAGAAAATTGACACCACTTCTTTAAAAAAGAGCTGCTAATTTATATTGGTAATCAGCAGAGGAGTTTGCTTCTGTGATCTCTGAGCTTGAAACTATTAGCTTAGGATTTAAAAAGCCTTTATCCTTGCTTTAGCTGAGACTGTAGCCAGCAGATAAGTATTTGTCTGTGATGCAGGTACTGTTAAAAACAACTACCAAATAACCAAATAAATAATGTAATGAATGTGGGTTACTTTGTAGAATGACAAGTATCTTGTGTTTGAATAaaacactaaaataattttaaaactccaGATTCATAATGGATTTGCTTTTATGTGGTATGAGTTTATCTTCACGTTGgaggaaatacaaaaatatcaAGAAGCTGGATACTTTTCACATTCTATTTATTTCATATAGAGGGAGCAGGAGAAAAGCCATTccttcactttaaaaaaaattttaaataattcagattATTCCTTCCAGGAACAGATTGAGTAAACGGCTGTGTTTACCAAtagaaaatgctttgaaaatagATGTGTTCATTTTCTTGCAGTGTTGCAATGGGTTCTTAAGAAATTTCCCTGTTTTCTTTGCCTAGTAGGAATCTAGGATTATGCtaagaaatataaataatacCAGAAGTTTATGTTGTGTTGAATTCCTCTTCTGTATAACTTCTGTAATGTTGCATTGCTTGGCTCAGAGACCCTGCAATCCTGGATAgcctggatctgacagaggaaGAGAGGCGTGTATTGATTGACAATATTAACAGACGTCTGACACCACAGGCAGTCAAAATCCGAGCTGGTGAGTTCTTCCCACATGCTCCTTGAACCCATCTTTATGCTTAGGTCAAGATAGTGTATCTTGTTGCAAACTGTAAACTCAGTTAAAACTAATGGTTCATAATACTGATATTTGAATGGAGTTGTTCAGAATTAAGACACTTTAATAAAGGATTGCTTTCAAATTGCCTGTGTGGGTTCTGTCCCAAAGTGCAAGGTggtttggcttttatttttcctcccaaaGTGCAGATTCCTTGGAACACGGACTGGTTGTCATGATAGATAATGGGGTCTGTCATATTGCATTGGCACACAATGAAACtaaatattttatagttatTACTGTATCTACAACATTCTTTTTCATTATTCAGAGTTTTAAATTCATTGGTTCCCTGACAGGATAATTGAATTCTGTCAGCACAGCTACAGCATGCACCTTAGTCACTTGTTGATAAACATGtaaaaatagtatttctaaCAGGTTGATTGCAAACCATTCAGTAGAATATATCAGCTCAAGCCTAACATGTCTTTAATGTATGAGCTGGTTTGTCTCTTACTAATTTAGTGTGGGCAGAAATAGCACATGACTGCACGACTTCAGAAGACATACTTCAAAACTGTAAATCTGTCTCTACAAAACAGCCTAAAGGCATGCTTGCCATTAAACTGATACTGTAGCCAAATCACATTTTTAACTAGATTGAGAAATTGCCTCTGCTCTGCAAGTGTATATTGAAGAGTATGAACACTTGTTGATTACTGTGGAGAGAAGAAATAAGCCTTTTCCACTCTGAAATCAAGAAAAGAGTACAAAAAGTAAGGTAATATAAAATTCCTCTACCTATTGCTTTAGAATGCCAGGAGTTAACAGAGAATTCAAAAATTTGATTGCCATGAAGAGTGCATTTACTGACATGAATAGTACTTAAtcacttttgaaaataaagagCATGTCTTCTTACTTCCTTCATGCTGCATTTTTAGTTCTTATGGTCTAAGTCATTAATTTTGTCATCAGCACAAGTATAGAATCTTGCCATTGGCTTGTTTTCTCACCCTGAGGTTGACTGGGATGTTCCTCTGTGAATTCGTTCCTGACAGTTCAGAATTAGCAGATTTTCATGAGTTAACCTGGAAGTGAAACCAAGTTCTTTGTGTAGCTTAGTCTTGTGCCATTGCTATGCAGGTAAAGAAATCTTTGTCTTTACACTGATCAGGGTATTACAGATACTGCCAATATTACTTTATGCCTTGATTTTCAAATACCTACAAAAGGCTATAGCTAACTAATTCTAACCATATGTTAACcttataaaaatgtattttaatgctCCTCAAGTGATGCCTCTGTGCCTCTGTTGTAATTGCTGATGGAATTCCATAACTTTGTGGATGTGCTCCTTTTCAAGTTTTACTTTTCCTGATTTGGGCTTTTCTCTGatatttattgcttttataTCTTCATCTCTCCATGTGAAATACATAATTATTGGTGGTGTATTTGTTAGATGAGAAGTGAGTGAATATGAGTGTATTATTTTGTATCCCAGCTTTCTGAAATGCAAGGTATAATGTTTCCTTGTCTAAAGAATTTATAAAGACTCTTACATTAACTTAAAAGTCAAGCAAATGTAATACCTTCCTCAGATTTGGGAGTTACTGCGGCTCTCATTGTgggtaaacaaacaaaaaaattggtTGCTAAAAAGATCTATTAAAGCTTAAGTTAAAAagcttttaatattttgctgctcttggtaaaattttattatttgtatttctctGTCACAGATATTGAGGTGGCGTGTTATGGTTATGAAGGCATAGATGCAGTAAAAGAAGCTTTGAGAGCAGGCTTGAACTGTTCCACGGAGAACATGCCCATCAAAGTGAGTGTCAGTCTTAATAATGGAATCTAAAGCGAAGTTTTCTGATGCACTCAGGGACCAGTAGTGTGCAATTGCTCTGCCATGTGCCTGATTTCCAGCTCTTctctggcagggctgtgacacacttCCTTCAGCTATGTGCTGGCAGTCCTTTTGTGGTTGTACAATGTCTTTCAAAGTCTGGGAAGCTGTATTTATTCTGTTCAATTTATTAAATTCTAGTATTGGCACAGAACATACCCACTGTTCCTTAATGCAGCCTTAACTAGGGAGCAATAAATTCTATTTTCAGGTATAAGGTTgtataaaaaaaggaaaatttgctCCACTGACACTTGAGTGTTGGTAGAATGACTGCTGTACCCATGCCTAGTTTTTCTTCCCCAACAGTTTTTGGATGTTAAGTGAGCTACTGAATAAGTGTCTTTAAAAAAACTCGGAAGtactttttcctttgaaaattactttttataaTGGTCTCTTGTAACAAAAGAAATTGTTTAATTAGTCAGTCAtcataaaaaaaggaaaacatatggattttaatgcttttaatttttagtcTAACTAGGCATAATATCTTTACCTTTGTTACtgagtttgcttttttccccaatcTTTGCAATGTGGTAGATTAATCTGATAGCCCCTCCTCGTTATGTGATGACTACTACAACACTGGAGAGAACTGAAGGACTGTCTGTTCTGAATCAAGCCATGGctgtaattaaagaaaaaatagaggAGAAGAGAGGGGTCTTTAATGTGCAGATGGAGGTAAGAACAAATAACATTCTAAAATACAACTTTTTCCCTTGCAATACTTCTAAAGTAGAGCAAGATCTGTAGTGCTACAAGAAATCTCAGCAAAAAGTGTTGCtaagttattaaaaaaaccagaaaattcaGGACCTCTCTGTTCCTGAAATAAACAAAAGACCAGAAAATCTAATTTTCCTGGGTTCTATTGTGTGACTTCAGGACATATTTTATCTTTTGCTCTTTATCTAGAATCAGAGTCTACAAATCAGGTGACCTTTCTTTATGACAGTTTGCCATGTGTTCTGGTTTGGTATTTTTCAGCCTAAGGTGGTCACTGACACAGACGAGACTGAGCTTGCAAGGCAGTTGGAAAGACTGGAGAGGGAAAATGCTGAAGTGGATGGGGATGATGATGCCGAGGAAATGGAAGCCAAAACAGAAGACTAAATGTTCTGGGATACTTAGAAGAGAGACCATATGAAAAATTAGAATCCCCATTGCAAACACTCGGGACTAAATGATTCCAGTATTGAAAACTTCAAAAGCAAATATATGAAGTGTTtccctgctttaaaaaaaacaaaacataaaaggCTCTTCTAAATAACATTTGGTGCAGCAACTTACACAAATTTGACCCTTTGAAAGGAAGGTGCCTAGCCAAATTCAAGACACAGATCTGGCCAGATGGAGTTTACAGCCCCATACTTAACACTTTCATACATAACAATTCCTAATGGGTGATTGCAGCTCGGTGCATCTGTTCATGATTTTTCCTGGGAGCAGCAAAACCAAGCAAGTGGAACAGTTCTATACAGAATGTATTTGAGCAAATATTCAATAAATTTCTGGGCTATGTAACTCcaaggttttgggatttttcctcctcttttgcACTTGGCTTAGAATGGTGTGAATATAAACCTGGAACAGTATGATCAGTGGGTGACTCCTTTTTAGCTTTGAAAGggctttcttttgtttgctttaaagcAAGCTGAGAATGAGTGGAACAAAATGTTTAACATTAACGTTTTCCTTGCAAGTTTGTTTATGCAGACTTGTTTAAGTTAACATTTCCTTTGTTTATCATATGCATTTAGGGACCAAGAACTTGAAAACTTTGAAAATAGCTTGTTTCCATTCCAATAAACATAGCTAATAAATGAAATACTACTTACAGTTGCACTTTGCTCTGATGGGTGAATATAGTAGGAGCTTTAATGAACTTACATAGTTCAAAATGGGCAGCCACTGTCTGTGAGCTCACTGCAACATGACCTTCAGTTCTGCCTACCCTGTAACCCATTTAAACTGAACTGAGATACTGACtctaaaaaaaccctgtttaTCTTTACTGAAGAAGAGAAACAAGATGTGTTTTCTAaattggaatttaaaaaaaataattcctgtttTCCTTGTTAGTGGGAATTGAGGGGAAAGAGTTGTGCTTTTTAAGTAACCTTTCCAGCTTGCTAGATTTCTAAATATgttgggttgtgtttttttgtcattgtcatgTCCTGTACtgcctggttttttttttaatactttgttACGCTAGAGGGAAAATGCATGAAGAATGAGGCTTTGAGCCTTAACTAGTCATTCTTATGACTAGTACAAACTATCTACTTGCTACATGGTGTTGCCACAAAAGGCATTCTAAAAGGGCATACTTATGCAATGTGTTGCTTGTCCATGCTGGAGTGTCAGAAAAGTTCATGTATACCCAACTCTGATAGTAATGCAAAGCCAAGAAAGGTAAATAACTTCCAGTCTTTACAGATTGTTGGAAAATACTTGAATGTGCAAATttgcaaaatgaagaaaaacatatttttaatagtttt carries:
- the EIF2S1 gene encoding eukaryotic translation initiation factor 2 subunit 1 encodes the protein MPGLSCRFYQHKFPEVEDVVMVNVRSIAEMGAYVSLLEYNNIEGMILLSELSRRRIRSINKLIRIGRNECVVVIRVDKEKGYIDLSKRRVSPEEAIKCEDKFTKSKTVYSILRHVAEVLEYTKDEQLESLFQRTAWVFDDKYKRPGYGAYDAFKHAVSDPAILDSLDLTEEERRVLIDNINRRLTPQAVKIRADIEVACYGYEGIDAVKEALRAGLNCSTENMPIKINLIAPPRYVMTTTTLERTEGLSVLNQAMAVIKEKIEEKRGVFNVQMEPKVVTDTDETELARQLERLERENAEVDGDDDAEEMEAKTED